The following is a genomic window from Halobacterium sp. R2-5.
TCACGTTCGACGGCGGCTGGTACGCGGTCTTCTCGGTCGGCTTCCTCCACCTCGACCCGTTCTCGTTCACGTCGCTCCCGGAGTACGTCTCCCGCGTCGCGAGCGTTCCGCCCCGACTGACCGCGTGGCCGACGGCGACGCTGCTGTACGCGGCGGCGCTCGCGACAGCCGTCTTCGACCACGTCTCTGATCTCGACTCGCGCGTGCCCGCCGGCCTGCTCTTCCTCGCGGGCGTCGACGTGGGGCTGCTCGCGCTCTCGCTGTCCCGTCAGCCCACGATTCTCGCGATTCCCGTGGGCGCGCTCTGGCTGTGGGTGGCCGTCTGGGTTGGGTACGGCGACGACCTGCTGGGGGAGTGAACGATCGGTTCCGCGTTCGGTACGCTTTTCGACGCGCCAACCCATCCCCCTGACATGAGCGAATTCGTACTCGACCACGTGATGATGCGCGTCGGCGACCTCGACGAATCCCTGGACTGGTACCAGTCGCACCTCGATTACGTCGAATACGGCCGCTGGGAGGCGGACACGTTCACCATCGTCTACCTCGGCCCCGAGGACGTCCACGAGGAGGGCGCGCTCCTCGAGCTCACGCACAACCACGACACCGACGAGTACGACCTCGGTGACGCGTGGGGCCACATCGCCGTGCGCG
Proteins encoded in this region:
- a CDS encoding TIGR04206 family protein produces the protein MAASSRRLAAVLLAGLLPWVVVTFDGGWYAVFSVGFLHLDPFSFTSLPEYVSRVASVPPRLTAWPTATLLYAAALATAVFDHVSDLDSRVPAGLLFLAGVDVGLLALSLSRQPTILAIPVGALWLWVAVWVGYGDDLLGE